The sequence GCGGAGAACTTCGTGGCTAGCGGCGCCCGCGCCTGCCGACGGTGGGCAGGCGCGCACCACCTCCCCTGCTTCCCGTCGCACGCACGCGCCGTATGCGCACGTCCTGGGGCCTGCTCACCCTTGGCCTCCTTCCGCTCCGTAGTCGATCGTGGGGTCCAAAAATCGACACCGCTTGACCATAAACCATGATCGGTCCACCTTCCGGCCACCGAGGAGTCGGCAGGATGCTCGGACAGTATGCCTGCGGGTCAGCGTTTGCCGGATTCCCGGTACGTCATAAGTGGCAAGGGTGTCCGAATGTGCAAACCAGGACTCATAGCCCCGCTATGGCCGGCGTGAACGTGAACAGGTGAAGCTGATCGAGGAGTACCTTGTCCACGCGCGGTAGTTTGGGAACTCTGGCGGAGCCGAAGGACACTGCCCTCCTTTTTGCAGCCCTGGGTGACAAAACCCGCCTGAGGCTTCTCTTCCGCCTTTGCGATGACAGGCCAATGTTCATCACCAAACTCACCGCTGGCTCCAACGTCACCCGCCAAGCGATCACCAAACACCTGCGCGTATTGGAGGACGCGGGTCTCCTTCGTAACGCACGGCACGGACGCGAGAGCGTGTGGCAGTTGAACCAGCAGCGGCTCAAAGACGCGCGACGTCACCTCGACCTGATTTCAAGGCAATGGGACGATGCTCATGGGAGGCTGCGCGATCTCGTCGAGGGCTGACACACCGCAGGATCCCCTCCCTCCCGGCATTCGAACCTGGCCCACTTCCTCAAAGGTCTTCGCCCGTTTGTCCCCCCCTTGCTGGACCCGAGTGGGCGGGGGTGTTTGCCGATGGTGTCGATTTTAGGATCCGTCGGTCGACTATGCAGCGGCGGGAGAATCCAGAAACGGGCAGGCGCCCAAGAACGGATCTTGCGGCCGGGCCCGAAATCAGAGGGAGGGACGACGATGCAGGTTCAACCTTACGTGTGCTACGATGGTCGGTGTGAGGAGGCGCTCGAGTTCAACCGCCGCGCACTCGGCGCGGAGGTGACGGCGCTCATCCGTTTCAAGGACGCCCCCGAACCCCGGGAACGCGACCGGGTGGCGGCGGAAGGCGGGGACAAGGTCTTGCATGCGGCGTTTCGCGTGGGTGAGACGCAGATCCTCGCGTCCGACGGGCAGTGTCTAGGGCATCCCACATTTCAGGGCTTCGGTCTGTCGCTAACGGTGCCCAAGGACGCGGAAACCGATCGGGTGTTTGCCGCGCTGGGCGACGGTGGGCGGGTGCAGGCGCCGTTGACCAAGACGTTCTTCTCCTCGCGGTTCGGGATGGTGGCGGACCGCTTCGGTGTGCTGTGGATGGTTTACGTCGCGTAGACGGATCACGATGCGATGCAAACGGCTGACGATCCCGAGTGACAGCTGACCAGCGCCCATGAGATTGGTTATGGCCCGTCGATGTCATTATCTGCGAGTGCGGGTGCGGCCACTCCGGCCGCACCCGCACTTGGTGCTGTTATAACGAACACGGAAAATTGGAGGGTCCGGTAACCCGGCACCTCCCGCACCGCAACCTCCGCAGTCACATTCCGACTCCCGACACGCAGAATGCCAAGAGCGGGATCAGCCCGCAGCCGATAGTTCCTCACTCCGCGATATCAACAAATCTCCGTCCGTGGCGTCCACGCCTCATCCCAGGGCCAAGTGATTGACCGCGGCGACCTCGGTTGCGATAAGCTGCTCGACTTTGCCGATCTCGGCATCGACGCGCGCCATGACCTCCTTCGAGACGGCCGCCGCCTGCTTCGTCGGCGCGGCATCGGCCACAGATACGGTGTTGATCAGGTCGACAAGAGTATCATTGAGGCCTGCGGGGTTGCGCAGCACGTCGCGGTCCGACTCGCGATGGACGTCCACGAGCACGGTTTCGACCGCCGACAGCCGTTCCGCTACGGCCGCGGTCCGTGCGCCGAGATCGCGTGCGGGGGTCTCCGATCCCGCCAGCACCGCAAGCCGTTGCTTCAGCCGACGGATGCGATTCACCGTCGCGTGGACCTTGCCGAGTGATGCCGTCAATTCCCGCAGGAGTTCGAACTGCGCGCGGTACGCCTCCGGCGTCGTCGAGAGGCGCGGATCCTTCACGACAGAGAATTCGACGGCCATGGTCTCCGACCCCAGCGACATCTCCACACGATACCGATTCGGCGCCACCGTGGGCCCGGTCGGTGGATCGGCCGGCTCCGCGAGCGGCTTGTTGCGCGGCGGAGCGAGGCTCGTATCGAGCGTCTGGGGCCCCGGATATTTGAGATCCCACACGAACCGGTTGAGCCCGGGGCGGGCCGAGGGGCGTTTCGCGGCCAGCAGAGTACTGTCGTCGCTGCGGAAGCTCCCGATCACGGCCCCCGAGGCGTCGCGGAATGTGAGAGCAACCGGGCCGGAAACGCCGTCGTCCAGCCAATAATAGATGATCGCACCGTTCGGCGGGTTCTCTCCGACGTCGAGATATTCGCGCCCACTCGTCCCGTCCGGTCTGCGAAAAGTTCGGATACCGCCGCCCACTCCGGGGGCGATCGCGAACGCGACGCCGCTCGGCCGGAGATTTCGCAGGGCTCCGAAATGCAGCTTGGTACGAACCGTCGTGCGCGGCTCAAAGAGGCGACTTCCCCCTTTGCCCTCGACGAAGCTCCTGAGCGGCGTGATATCGTCCAAGATCCAGAAAGAGCGGCCGTGGGTTCCGACCACCAGGTCCGCCCCCTTGATCTTCAGATCATAGACCGGTGCGACCGGCAGGCCTCCGCCCATGCGCGTCCAGCTGCGCCCGTCGTTCAGGGTAAAATAGATGCCGGTCTCGGTGCCGGCGAACAACAGTCCCTTGCGCACCGGGTCCGCTCGCACGACGCGGGTGATCTCGTTCTCCGGGTAATCGCCGTTGATCGATTCGAAATGTCGCCCGCCGTCGGTGCTGCGGAACAGGTAGGGATGGTAATCCGCGAGCTTGTAGCGCGTCGCCGCAAGATAGATGGTGTCCGGGTCGTGCGGAGAGATCTCGACGCACCCGACATACGCGAGCGCCGGCATCTTGGGCGGCGTGACGTTCTGCCAGTTCTTGCCGCCGTCACGCGTCACGTGAACGAGCCCGTCGTCGGTCGAGGCCCACAACTCCTCCGGCCGGTGCGGCGATGGGGCGAGCGACGCGCACGTCGCGTGTACCTCCGCCCCGGCGCTTTCATGCGTGATGTCGCCGCCGGAAGGTCCCTGACGGCTCTTGTCGTTGAGGCTCAAATCCGGTGAAATTTCCTCCCAGCTCATGCCCTGGTCGCGACTGCGAAACACGTGGTTCCCGGCCGCGTAGAGCGTGCCACTGTCGTGCGGTGAAAAGACGATCGGGAACGTCCAGGCGAAGCGGTATCGCATGTCCTTGGGTGCGATGCCGGTCGATTCCTCGGGCCAGACATTGACCAGCTGGATCTGCCGGGTGCGGTGATCGTACCGCTGCAGTGCCCCGGCGCCGCCGGGGCTCGAGCCGATCGCACCGCAAAAGACAATGTTCGGCTCATCGGGATTGACCGCAATGAAGCCACTTTCCCCCGTACCGGGATAGGTGCAGTCGTCCAGGGTGATCGCACCCCAGACGGCGGCGCTCGGCACTGAGATCGAGGTGTTGTCCTGCTGCGTGCCGTATACACGATAGGGATACTGGTTGTCGATGTCGATCCGATAGAACTGCGCCGTCGGCTGGTTGTAGATCGACGACCATGTCTCACCGCCGTTGTAGCTGACGCAGGCGCCGCCGTCGTTTCCCTCGATCATCCGGTTCGGGTCGGCAGGATCGATCCAGAGATCGTGGTTGTCGCCGTGCGGTGTCTGGATCTCCGTGAAGCCGCTCCCGCCGTCGGTCGATTTCCAGAGCTGAAAATTGGCGACGTAGACCGTTTCGCCGTGGCAGGGATCGGCGAAGACATGCGTGTAGTACCAGGGCCGATGCATGAGGTCGCGATTGGACGAGACGAGCGCCCAGTTCTCTCCGTAATCCTCCGATCGGTAGAGCCCCGTCTTCTCGGCTTCCGTCTCCACCAGCGCCCAGACGCGGCCCGCGTGGGCGGGCGACACCGCGACGCCGATCTTGCCGAGAGGGCCGGCCGGCAGACCCGGAGACCGCGAGATCTCCGTCCAGCTCTCGCCGCCATCGGTCGAGCGAAAAAGGCCGCTTCCCGGCCCTCCGCTCGACAGGTTCCAGAAGTTCCGGCGCGCCTGCCAGAAGGCCGCAAAGAGGATGCGGGGATTGTTCGGATCCATCGATAGATCAACGGCGCCCGAATTGACGTCTCGATAGAGCACCTTGCGCCAGGTCTTTCCGCCGTCCGCCGATCGGAATACGCCGCGTTCCTCGTTCGCGCCGAACGCGTCGCCGAGCGCGGCGACATAGACGAGATTGGGGTCTCGCGGATGGATGCGGATGCGCCCGATGAACCGGGTCTCGCGGAGACCGAGATGGGTCCAGCTGCGGCCGGCATCGGTCGATTTGTAAACACCGTCGCCGTAGGAGACATCGAGCCGGATTGCGGTTTCTCCGGTGCCGGCATAAATCACGTTGGGGTCCGAGTGAGCGACGGCGAGCGCGCCGATCGAGGCCGAACCGAGACCACCGTCGCTCACGCAGCGCCAATACGTACCGCTGTCGGTCGTCTTCCAGACGCCGCCGGCGCAAGCGCCGAAATAGAACACTCTGCGGTCTTCGGGATCCCCCGCGACGGCGACGACGCGCCCGCCGCGCGATGGCCCGATGCAGCGCCATTTGAGGGCGCCGAGTTTCGCCGTCGAACCCGAGAGCTCTGTCATGGAATGTTCCCCTCTCGCTTGTCCTCCCACCATTTCAACAACGCTTCCCTCCTCTGCCCCCACGCTCACCCGTTTGTGTTGCGGAGCCGATGACGACTCGACAGGCACACCGAGCTCGGGAACGACGCTCGGGGCCCAGCGACGTACCCAACTAAATTCTTCCGGCCAAGTAGACCTCTTTCAGGATTCCCATTTCGACGCGCGCACTCCTCTCGGCAATGGAGCTCCAAGCTTCGCATACCGCGCAAGAAGGAGTTTGGTGGACCAGGAGAAAAAGCAGGGCGTGGAGCGCCCCGAGGATAACGGTGCCGCCGATCATTGTTTCAGGGCTGGATGACAAGGCACTGCAGTGGGTTCAAGTGTCGGGTGCGGAAGACAATCCAGGGAGGGATGAGCGTGAAGAGATGGCTATCGGCACGGACTCAAGCCACGGCTTCAGCGATTGCGATCGCCGTTGGGGTGTTGTTTGCGATCCTGCCCCAGGACTGGATCGAGGAGCGGTTCCGAATCGACCCTGACGCGGGAAGTGGCTCCATTGAGCGCCTGCTTGTTGGTGTGCCTCTCGCCGTAGGTGCGGCGCTTGCCGTCAGCGTGATCATCAGTCTTCTGCGAAGACAGTTTCATCGTTCGTCTGCGAGCTGACGAATTGCTCGAAACCGATTGCATGTAAAACGAGAGCCCGCTCTCGCCATCGGAGCGGGCTCTCTGCTGCGCTCGGACACTGAGCCTCATACTATGTGTTTAGCACGTCTCAGCTCCTCGCCAACCGCCAACGACGGCCTACAATTCCAAAATTCCTGAGGTAGCGCTACCCGCGTGTTCTCACCCCGACCCGAGGGTGGCGACCCGCCAGCGCGTTCCAACGGGACTGCCACCTCAATAGAGTCACCGAAGCTCTGCAAGAATCCCGGTCCAATGGAAGTTGGGCAGTTGACAGCTTCGTAACCATTCGGTTATCATATTAGTAACCAAATGGTTACTAGACAAAAGACGCTACGCACCATGGTGTTCCGGGCGATTGCCGACCCGACCCGCCGGCAGATCCTGAGCCTGCTGCGCGGCGGCCGGCACACGGTCGGCGAGATCGCGGGCAACTTTCGAACGAGCCGGCCGGCGATCTCGAAACACCTCCGCGTGCTGCGCTCTGCGGGCTTGGTGAAGACTCAACGCGACGGCACGGCGCGGGTCTGTCAGTTGAACGCCACGCCGCTGCGTGCGGTCGACGATTGGCTTCAGGATTACCGAGTGTTCTGGCGCGAGACGATGCGCAATCTCAAGCGGTACGTGGAGGAGAAGCGATGAGTCCAACGCGGGCACACGACACCATCATCGAGGAGATCGCGATTAAGGCGCCGGCGGACCGGATCTTCGAGGCGCTCACGAACCCCGAGGAATGCATAAAGTGGTGGGGACAGACGGGGCAATTTGGCTGGACGCACATAGAATCCGACCCGCGCCCTGGCGGTAGGCTGGTGATGCGCGGCACCGGCTACGGGAAGCCCGTCAGCGTGACCGGTGTGTACCGTCAGATCGAGCGGCCGCGTCTGCTCGTTTTCACGTGGCTGCCCGACTGGCAGGGAGACCAAACCGAGAGCATCGTGCGCTGGGATCTGGAGGAGAAAGCCGGCGTTACGACCGTTCGCCTGACGCACTCGGGCCTCAACACGGAGCCGTCACGTTCCAGCCATCGAGGGTGGCCGTCCATTCTCGGCTGGCTGCGGGGGCACGTCGAGGGCACGGTGTAAGTCATTCGCCGTCGCAGGGGCGAGTCGCAAAGCCAAATGGAAAATTCCGGTTGAGCGAAAACCAACGTTGAAAATTTCAGAACCCAATGCCTCCTGCCTTACCGCCGCCTGAGCTCACCATCACCCGGCAGCAAGCCAGGCGCTTTTTGCTCGCCCATCTCCGCCTACTGCCGCCGCGCAAACTGCGCGCCGAACAGGGCGTGCTGGATTTCGTGCGCCACGTCAATTGCATCCAATACGACCCCATCAATATCGTGGGCCAGAACACCGACCTCGTGCTGCAATCTCGAGTCCACGGCTACAAGCCCGCCATGCTCACCGCCCTCCTCTATAAGGAGCGCAAGTTGCTCGACGGGGTCGACAAACAGATGTCGATTTATCCTGTAGAAGATTGGCCGTATTTCGCTACTTATCGCGAGGATTTGGGCGACAATTATGCCCGGCGCGAAAGTACCGCGAAAGCCGCCAAGCTGTTGGATTGGGTGCGGGATGAAATCAGGCGGCGTGGCCCACTCTCGTCGACGGATCTTGAGGACGACACCCGCATAGACTGGTGGTTGGCCAACAAAGCCCGAGCGGTGCGTATTGCCATGAATATCCTGCTCGTCGGCGGGGAGACGGTGGTCCATCACCGCGTCGGCACCCGGCGGTATTTCGAGCTAAGCCGGCGGGTACTGCCGCCCAAACTGCACAACGTCCGTAAAGGCCACGCGTCGCAGGAAGATTATTTGGAATGGCACGTGTTTCGTCGCTCAGGCGGCGTCGGTCTTGTCCACCCGAAAGTCAATGCGAAATGGGGCGGCATTATAGGTTGGCGCGGCGGGCAGATCCGGGGTGCTCTGGCGCGCCTATTGAAGAAAGGCAGGCTGGTGCGAATGGCGATCGAGGGCCTGCCGCGTCAGGAATTCTATATACGTCGCGGCGACCTGCCCGCACTGGAAACCGCTGGCAGGTCCAGCAAAGCGTCTTTTGGCGCAGCCTTTATTGCGCCGCTCGATAACTTGATGTGGGACAGCGATTTGATCGAAATGCTTTTCGATTTCGTCTACACCTGGGAGGTCTACAAACCGGCTTCCAGGCGAACGTGGGGCTATTACGTCTTGCCCGTGCTCGTTGGGGACCGCCTGGTGGCGCGCTTCGATCCGATCTTCGACAAAAAGGCAAAGCTCTTCACCATTCAAAATTGGTGGTGGGAAAAGGGAATAGATAGGAAAGATGAGGAATTGCTGGCTGCCCTCCAAGACTGTTTGCAGCAATTCCGCAGGTACCTCGGTGCTGATTCACTGAAGCTGGGGGAGAAGCCAAAGCGCGACTTTGTGCTTAAGGAGATGGTGGCGGCAATCTAACCGCTTACATATCAGAATCTCGCTCAACTGTTAGATGCATATCCATCCCGGCACGTGACGCGCTCACCTTCCTCGCGCGATCTTCGCATATCCAGTCCGGCGGATCTGAGCCCTCGCGCCCGTCGTGTTTACGCTCGTGGGACAGATAGACTACCAGATCGGCGATCGCTGCGCGTTCCTCGGGACGAAAAGGCATACTGCCAGTCTACTTCGGTATCAATAGGCCTCCAGTATTCCGACGATTTGAAACCACGGTGGCGTGGGCCGAGGGTTGCGCTGAACTGTCATGCCGATCCGCCGCATCACCCCGGCTGACGCGGCATTGTTATCTTCCGTGGTCGCCACGATACGCTGCAAGTTGAAATGGTCGAACGCGAACCGGGCCATCGCCGCCGCCGCCTCGGACGCAAACCCGCGTCCTCGATGCTCAGGCGCTACAGCGTAGAATAGGCCGACTTCTGGCGAATACTTCGCGTCCTTCACCCGACCGAAGAACGGCAGTTGACCGAACGGTGCGAGACAGGGCACAAACCCAACCGAGCCGATAAGCCTCTCAGTGGCTTTCAGAACTACCGCGCGGTCGCCGTAAGGCGGCTGCCGAAGTTCCGCTAAAACCCTCTCGCCTAGCGTGTAGTATGTAAGCCTCTCGCGGTACGCATTGAGGTCTGTCGATCCGGGAAACGACGCCTCCATGAGTCCCGCGAACGTGTCAAGGTCATCCATTGTGAACGGTCGTATCACAAGCCGATCCGTTTCTAACTCACGCATCAGTGACCCCTCCACTCCGAGATACTGTTTGAGGGACGAGCGCAGGGTCTGCGAGCGCCGCCAACTCAGCCAGCCACACGCCGTCAGGGTATTGTTCGAGCAAGTCCGCACCAACCTGCAGGGCCAGCCGCGTTTTGCCGGAGCCGCCTGCCCCGGTTAGCGTGAGCAGTCGGGCCGTGGCAAACATCGTTTTGATTTCTGTAATATCTCGCGTTCGCCCAATAAAGCTGGTTAACGGAATGGGCAAGTTATTCGGCATAGCACTCAGCGTCCTAAGAGGCAGGAAGTCGGCTGGCAAATCGGCGGCCATGACCTGGAACAGACGGTGCGGACGAGCGAGATCCTTGAGGCGGTGCTCACCTAGATCGCGAAGGCTTACCCCCGCTGGTAGGTCTTCGGCAGCGAGGGCGTGAGTCGTATCAGACAGGAGAATCTGACCCCCATGCCCGGCGGTGCAAATGCGGGCAGCGCGGTGCACATCCATACCCTCGTATCCGGTTTCGGCAATGAGGGGTTCACCCGTGTGCAGCCCCATCCGGACGCGTAGAGGCATCCCTTCAGACCACGAATGTGCAAAAATGGCGCGCTGAGCCGCCACAGCGGCGGGAGACAGCATCCCTGGCCCGGGTGAACACGACAAAGAAGGCATCCCCCTGGGTCCGGATTTCGCGTCCACCCCTCTCTTTGAAGGCGGCACGGAGCAGTCGGTGATGTTGAGCGATGACTTCCGTGTACCGGTCACCCAGGATCTGAAGCAGACGTGTGGACCCCTCGATGTCGGTGAAGAGGAAGGTGACCGTCCCCATCGGTAGAGCAGCCATGTGCGGCCTCCTGGGAGGCACAAGTGGGACCGCGTACAGTCAGGGGCGACGTTCTTCAGAGGGATGTGCCGTTTCCTGCACTTTGGGGGGAAACGGGCCAGGCAATAGGGGTAAATCGGATATTCAAACGCGGCGGCGAAATACCGCCCAGACAGGACATCCGCGCCGGTAAGAATCCGGTCCACGGCCAGGCGAAGACAGACTCGGGAGCGCGGACTCTCTTATGCCTAATGTAACCGTTGAGGCGATCAAGGTGGCGCTATGGTGGAAGGAGGAGCAACGTCTCCGCCTCCGCCCGAAGTATCGAGACAGCGGGTTGCTCTTCGTTGGAGAACGTGGTCGCCCACTCAATCCGTCCAACACCCGCAACCGAGATCATCTGCCGAGGATCGAGCGGCTCAAGGTGGTGCGCTTCCGCCTGCATGACCTACGGCACTTCCACGCGACACTGTTGATTGCTTCGCGTGGACTATCGCACAATCGGGGATCGGCTGGAGCATCGGTCGCCAGCCTTCACCCCCAGCACGTACAGCCACGCGGCTACGAGAGCCCAGGCACAGGCTGCGGTGATTGCTAACGGTTTGCTAACGGAATCGGGAGTTTCCAACCGGTGGGCTACTTCCACAAAGCATCGATAAATATA comes from bacterium and encodes:
- a CDS encoding metalloregulator ArsR/SmtB family transcription factor, with product MSTRGSLGTLAEPKDTALLFAALGDKTRLRLLFRLCDDRPMFITKLTAGSNVTRQAITKHLRVLEDAGLLRNARHGRESVWQLNQQRLKDARRHLDLISRQWDDAHGRLRDLVEG
- a CDS encoding VOC family protein, encoding MQVQPYVCYDGRCEEALEFNRRALGAEVTALIRFKDAPEPRERDRVAAEGGDKVLHAAFRVGETQILASDGQCLGHPTFQGFGLSLTVPKDAETDRVFAALGDGGRVQAPLTKTFFSSRFGMVADRFGVLWMVYVA
- a CDS encoding glycosyl hydrolase, translating into MTELSGSTAKLGALKWRCIGPSRGGRVVAVAGDPEDRRVFYFGACAGGVWKTTDSGTYWRCVSDGGLGSASIGALAVAHSDPNVIYAGTGETAIRLDVSYGDGVYKSTDAGRSWTHLGLRETRFIGRIRIHPRDPNLVYVAALGDAFGANEERGVFRSADGGKTWRKVLYRDVNSGAVDLSMDPNNPRILFAAFWQARRNFWNLSSGGPGSGLFRSTDGGESWTEISRSPGLPAGPLGKIGVAVSPAHAGRVWALVETEAEKTGLYRSEDYGENWALVSSNRDLMHRPWYYTHVFADPCHGETVYVANFQLWKSTDGGSGFTEIQTPHGDNHDLWIDPADPNRMIEGNDGGACVSYNGGETWSSIYNQPTAQFYRIDIDNQYPYRVYGTQQDNTSISVPSAAVWGAITLDDCTYPGTGESGFIAVNPDEPNIVFCGAIGSSPGGAGALQRYDHRTRQIQLVNVWPEESTGIAPKDMRYRFAWTFPIVFSPHDSGTLYAAGNHVFRSRDQGMSWEEISPDLSLNDKSRQGPSGGDITHESAGAEVHATCASLAPSPHRPEELWASTDDGLVHVTRDGGKNWQNVTPPKMPALAYVGCVEISPHDPDTIYLAATRYKLADYHPYLFRSTDGGRHFESINGDYPENEITRVVRADPVRKGLLFAGTETGIYFTLNDGRSWTRMGGGLPVAPVYDLKIKGADLVVGTHGRSFWILDDITPLRSFVEGKGGSRLFEPRTTVRTKLHFGALRNLRPSGVAFAIAPGVGGGIRTFRRPDGTSGREYLDVGENPPNGAIIYYWLDDGVSGPVALTFRDASGAVIGSFRSDDSTLLAAKRPSARPGLNRFVWDLKYPGPQTLDTSLAPPRNKPLAEPADPPTGPTVAPNRYRVEMSLGSETMAVEFSVVKDPRLSTTPEAYRAQFELLRELTASLGKVHATVNRIRRLKQRLAVLAGSETPARDLGARTAAVAERLSAVETVLVDVHRESDRDVLRNPAGLNDTLVDLINTVSVADAAPTKQAAAVSKEVMARVDAEIGKVEQLIATEVAAVNHLALG
- a CDS encoding metalloregulator ArsR/SmtB family transcription factor codes for the protein MVFRAIADPTRRQILSLLRGGRHTVGEIAGNFRTSRPAISKHLRVLRSAGLVKTQRDGTARVCQLNATPLRAVDDWLQDYRVFWRETMRNLKRYVEEKR
- a CDS encoding SRPBCC domain-containing protein, giving the protein MSPTRAHDTIIEEIAIKAPADRIFEALTNPEECIKWWGQTGQFGWTHIESDPRPGGRLVMRGTGYGKPVSVTGVYRQIERPRLLVFTWLPDWQGDQTESIVRWDLEEKAGVTTVRLTHSGLNTEPSRSSHRGWPSILGWLRGHVEGTV
- a CDS encoding winged helix DNA-binding domain-containing protein, which translates into the protein MLAHLRLLPPRKLRAEQGVLDFVRHVNCIQYDPINIVGQNTDLVLQSRVHGYKPAMLTALLYKERKLLDGVDKQMSIYPVEDWPYFATYREDLGDNYARRESTAKAAKLLDWVRDEIRRRGPLSSTDLEDDTRIDWWLANKARAVRIAMNILLVGGETVVHHRVGTRRYFELSRRVLPPKLHNVRKGHASQEDYLEWHVFRRSGGVGLVHPKVNAKWGGIIGWRGGQIRGALARLLKKGRLVRMAIEGLPRQEFYIRRGDLPALETAGRSSKASFGAAFIAPLDNLMWDSDLIEMLFDFVYTWEVYKPASRRTWGYYVLPVLVGDRLVARFDPIFDKKAKLFTIQNWWWEKGIDRKDEELLAALQDCLQQFRRYLGADSLKLGEKPKRDFVLKEMVAAI
- a CDS encoding GNAT family N-acetyltransferase, whose protein sequence is MRELETDRLVIRPFTMDDLDTFAGLMEASFPGSTDLNAYRERLTYYTLGERVLAELRQPPYGDRAVVLKATERLIGSVGFVPCLAPFGQLPFFGRVKDAKYSPEVGLFYAVAPEHRGRGFASEAAAAMARFAFDHFNLQRIVATTEDNNAASAGVMRRIGMTVQRNPRPTPPWFQIVGILEAY
- a CDS encoding adenylate/guanylate cyclase domain-containing protein, translating into MAALPMGTVTFLFTDIEGSTRLLQILGDRYTEVIAQHHRLLRAAFKERGGREIRTQGDAFFVVFTRARDAVSRRCGGSARHFCTFVV